In Mycobacterium gallinarum, a single window of DNA contains:
- a CDS encoding glycoside hydrolase family 130 protein has protein sequence MTSVQVGLVTRSPLRLAADTSRVITKLFVPGQEGFEHQDSRAGAVLRRILALDENDVRASLDDVVTRFGWRHRDLIGVFRAHARELADRLDARELSEARMMLLGATFTSEYAIEGAALCNPSMVAHPDQSDTPVGSLRFVMSVRGIGEGHVSSIGFRTGLIDATGAVTIDASAPFASAGEMVPALLDAAVLRTELSRLHDAGEGADYVLNALGDRFTRNDLEEQLDRLQKHRKTRGHAAETISRIRTIADRTYGIDFAEGIPLAERILWPAMGAEAGGMEDARFVRFVDDDGSVTFYATYTAYSGTEISQQLLATKDFASFTTSPLVGHAAANKGLALFPRRFRGQFAAMSRSDRESNSFAYSDSPLIWAESVPCQHPTQAWEALQLGNCGPPIETDAGWLVLTHGVGPMRTYRIGAILLDLENPSRIIGQLRQPLMSPSADEQDGYVPNVVYSCGALVHAGILVVPYGIGDAAIGFATVPLSELLHEMEMARN, from the coding sequence ATGACTTCGGTTCAGGTCGGGCTCGTGACACGCAGCCCGCTTCGACTCGCAGCCGATACGTCGCGGGTCATCACCAAATTGTTCGTCCCCGGGCAGGAGGGTTTCGAGCATCAGGACTCCCGCGCGGGCGCGGTGCTGAGGCGCATCCTTGCGCTGGACGAGAACGACGTCCGCGCGTCGCTGGACGATGTCGTCACGCGCTTCGGTTGGCGTCACCGCGACCTGATCGGCGTCTTTCGTGCGCATGCCCGTGAACTTGCCGATCGGCTGGACGCACGCGAACTGTCCGAAGCACGAATGATGTTGCTGGGTGCGACGTTCACGAGCGAGTACGCCATCGAAGGGGCGGCCCTGTGCAATCCCAGCATGGTCGCTCACCCGGACCAGTCGGACACACCGGTCGGCAGCCTGAGATTCGTGATGAGTGTGCGCGGTATCGGGGAGGGGCACGTGTCGTCGATCGGTTTTCGGACGGGCCTCATCGATGCCACGGGTGCGGTGACGATCGATGCTTCGGCTCCGTTCGCCAGTGCGGGCGAGATGGTGCCGGCGCTGCTCGACGCTGCGGTCTTGCGTACCGAGCTCTCTCGTCTGCACGATGCCGGCGAAGGCGCTGATTACGTCCTCAACGCGCTCGGTGACCGGTTCACACGCAACGATCTCGAAGAACAGCTCGACAGACTTCAGAAGCATCGGAAGACGCGTGGTCATGCGGCCGAGACGATTTCGCGCATTCGGACGATCGCCGACCGCACATACGGCATCGACTTCGCCGAGGGCATTCCGCTCGCCGAGCGGATTCTGTGGCCTGCGATGGGTGCCGAGGCCGGGGGTATGGAGGACGCGCGCTTTGTCCGGTTCGTCGACGACGACGGGTCGGTCACCTTCTACGCGACCTACACGGCATACAGCGGGACGGAAATCAGCCAGCAGTTGCTCGCGACGAAGGATTTCGCATCGTTCACCACCTCGCCATTGGTCGGCCATGCCGCCGCCAACAAGGGTTTGGCGCTGTTTCCCCGCCGCTTCCGCGGTCAATTCGCTGCCATGTCGAGGTCTGACCGCGAATCGAATTCGTTTGCGTACTCGGACTCCCCGCTCATCTGGGCCGAATCCGTACCCTGTCAGCACCCGACCCAGGCATGGGAGGCCCTGCAGCTCGGAAACTGCGGGCCGCCCATCGAAACCGACGCGGGGTGGTTGGTGCTCACTCACGGTGTCGGACCGATGCGTACATACCGGATCGGAGCGATACTGCTCGATCTGGAGAATCCGTCGCGAATCATCGGTCAGCTCCGACAGCCCTTGATGAGCCCGAGTGCCGACGAGCAGGACGGCTACGTTCCGAATGTCGTCTACTCGTGTGGCGCGCTCGTGCACGCAGGAATCCTGGTCGTGCCCTACGGAATCGGGGATGCGGCTATCGGTTTCGCGACCGTCCCGCTGTCAGAACTTCTCCACGAAATGGAGATGGCTCGAAACTGA
- a CDS encoding glycosyltransferase produces MSRTVRFGIVDTHTSPPCGLARFAAGLVDALSIDGSSAGWVADDSLVGQVDVAILQYQDGTTGQDMVQIVNGLQVPSIVVVHTVPKAPTSQQRSVLEAITAAADHVVVMSETARQRLNHTYAVDRQKVSMIPHGATLPTAPRVKRPSRPTILTWGLLGPGKGIERVIDAMPSLGDVPGRPRYVIAGPMDPGIPEAEAETYRDARIEQARRLGVADSVSFDPRYYDKSSLAELIQQASVVVVPYDSTEQVSSGVLVDAVANGRPIVATAFPHAIELLSSGAGIVVEHNDGVALAAALRQIITQPRLAGAMAAEVRQRAPEVAWPVVAAAYVALALQVTAGTPVLA; encoded by the coding sequence ATCTCGCGCACCGTCCGATTCGGGATCGTCGACACCCACACGTCCCCACCATGCGGGCTTGCGAGGTTCGCCGCAGGTCTAGTCGACGCCTTGAGCATCGATGGGTCCAGCGCCGGCTGGGTGGCTGACGACTCGCTCGTCGGGCAGGTCGACGTCGCGATCCTGCAATACCAAGACGGCACGACCGGCCAGGACATGGTCCAGATCGTCAACGGTCTACAGGTTCCCTCGATCGTCGTCGTCCACACGGTTCCGAAAGCCCCTACATCGCAGCAGCGTTCGGTCCTCGAAGCGATCACCGCCGCCGCGGACCACGTGGTGGTGATGTCGGAAACGGCACGGCAACGGCTGAATCACACGTATGCCGTCGACCGCCAAAAGGTGAGCATGATCCCGCACGGCGCGACCTTGCCGACCGCCCCCCGGGTGAAGCGCCCGAGTAGACCCACCATCCTGACGTGGGGTCTGCTGGGTCCGGGTAAGGGCATCGAACGGGTCATCGACGCAATGCCTTCGCTGGGCGATGTCCCCGGCCGGCCGCGTTATGTCATTGCCGGCCCCATGGATCCCGGCATCCCGGAGGCTGAAGCCGAGACGTATCGTGATGCGCGCATCGAGCAGGCCAGGCGACTCGGTGTGGCCGATTCGGTGTCGTTCGACCCCCGCTATTACGACAAATCGAGCCTGGCCGAACTGATTCAGCAGGCCTCTGTGGTCGTGGTGCCCTACGACTCCACGGAACAGGTGAGCTCCGGTGTGCTCGTCGACGCGGTCGCGAATGGCAGACCCATTGTGGCGACGGCATTTCCGCATGCCATCGAGCTGCTGAGCAGCGGGGCGGGGATCGTCGTCGAGCACAACGACGGCGTTGCACTCGCGGCGGCGCTGCGCCAGATCATCACGCAGCCGCGGCTGGCCGGTGCCATGGCGGCCGAGGTTCGTCAACGGGCGCCGGAGGTGGCGTGGCCGGTGGTCGCCGCCGCGTACGTGGCGCTGGCGCTACAGGTCACCGCCGGAACACCCGTCTTGGCCTGA
- a CDS encoding N(5)-(carboxyethyl)ornithine synthase, with the protein MTRSAEGQPLSLGILARSRKPNERRLPIHPAHFDRIDRRLAQRIFLEHGYGSDFGATDDELAALVGGIGTREQLIADCDVILLPKVQSEDLAELNAGQVVWGWPHCVQDAELTQIAIDSRLTLIAFEAMNHWQSDGGFGLHVFHKNNELAGYCSVLHAMQSVGVTGSYGRRLRATVIGFGATARGAVTALNSHGVDDVRVLTNRDVAAVGSPIHSTQIIQMIPDPDAPEKILADTPEGVVPVAELLAGNDIVVNCVLQDPNAPLVFVTEKDLADFTAGSLIVDVSCDVGMGFSWAAPTSFTEPMIEVANRIHYYAVDHSPSYLWNSATWEISEALLPHLDTLLAGPAAWEESPTIARAIEIREGVVLNPAILSFQHRDGAYPHAIRAARSAI; encoded by the coding sequence ATGACAAGAAGCGCTGAAGGTCAACCGCTTTCGCTTGGAATTCTCGCTCGCTCGCGTAAACCGAACGAGCGCAGATTGCCGATTCATCCGGCACATTTCGACCGGATTGACCGCCGGCTGGCGCAGCGCATCTTTCTGGAGCATGGCTACGGCTCCGATTTCGGCGCCACGGACGACGAACTCGCCGCCCTTGTCGGTGGAATCGGCACCCGCGAGCAATTGATCGCCGATTGTGACGTCATTCTGTTGCCCAAAGTCCAATCGGAAGACTTGGCCGAACTCAACGCGGGCCAGGTTGTGTGGGGCTGGCCCCACTGTGTGCAGGACGCCGAGCTGACCCAGATCGCCATCGATTCGCGGTTGACGCTGATCGCGTTCGAGGCGATGAATCACTGGCAGTCCGACGGCGGCTTCGGCCTGCACGTCTTCCACAAGAACAACGAGCTGGCGGGCTACTGCTCGGTCCTGCACGCGATGCAATCCGTGGGCGTCACCGGCAGCTACGGCCGGCGGCTGCGGGCGACCGTCATCGGGTTCGGTGCGACCGCACGCGGCGCCGTTACCGCGCTCAACTCCCACGGCGTCGACGACGTCCGTGTGCTGACCAACCGGGACGTCGCCGCCGTCGGGTCGCCGATCCACTCCACCCAGATCATCCAGATGATCCCCGATCCGGACGCACCCGAGAAGATTCTGGCGGACACCCCTGAGGGGGTCGTTCCGGTGGCCGAACTGCTCGCCGGCAACGACATCGTCGTCAACTGTGTCCTCCAGGATCCCAACGCACCGCTGGTCTTCGTCACCGAGAAAGACCTGGCCGACTTCACTGCGGGCAGTCTCATCGTCGACGTCTCCTGTGACGTGGGCATGGGTTTCAGCTGGGCGGCGCCGACGTCGTTCACCGAGCCGATGATCGAGGTCGCGAACCGCATCCACTACTACGCCGTCGACCACAGCCCGTCGTATCTGTGGAACTCGGCAACCTGGGAGATCAGCGAGGCGTTGCTGCCTCACCTCGACACGCTGCTGGCCGGGCCGGCGGCGTGGGAGGAGTCTCCGACGATCGCTCGCGCGATCGAAATCCGCGAGGGTGTCGTCCTCAACCCCGCGATTCTGTCGTTCCAGCACCGCGACGGTGCCTATCCGCACGCGATACGCGCAGCCCGCTCCGCGATTTGA
- a CDS encoding DUF5994 family protein translates to MTLNQPLPTGVTTAPRSSPEHTPRLRLKPKGRISGYVDGAWWPHSDDLATQLPDLLTVLSVRLGPIDRVLFNVNEWVPPHRKLSAGGRAVRLDGYQRQPAHTIEVLGFSGGGRIALLVVPADSDPDEAHATLMAAATPHDKSTVDGLLLMTDRHAEQTRKM, encoded by the coding sequence ATGACGCTGAACCAACCTTTGCCCACCGGCGTCACGACTGCGCCGCGCTCTTCTCCGGAACACACGCCCCGATTGCGCTTGAAGCCCAAGGGCCGCATAAGCGGATACGTAGACGGCGCGTGGTGGCCGCACAGCGACGACCTCGCCACACAACTGCCTGATCTGCTGACAGTGCTCTCGGTTCGACTTGGCCCCATTGACCGGGTGTTGTTCAACGTCAATGAATGGGTGCCGCCGCACAGGAAACTCTCCGCCGGCGGGCGAGCGGTTCGACTGGACGGCTACCAGCGTCAGCCGGCCCACACGATCGAAGTTCTCGGCTTCAGCGGCGGGGGCAGGATTGCCTTACTCGTCGTTCCCGCGGACTCCGACCCGGACGAGGCGCACGCCACGCTGATGGCCGCCGCGACACCGCACGACAAGTCAACTGTCGACGGGCTTCTCCTCATGACCGACCGTCATGCCGAACAGACAAGGAAGATGTGA
- a CDS encoding GAF domain-containing sensor histidine kinase — protein sequence MLVVSAGWGFGLAVATSLASAAVYVYIHSEGADSFVPAVLVFLSLALLANVLVGQARLRALEAEQRRLEADLSAELARSTLRAEDLNAALDAAGRRIADALDLPFAVLDLSDVPGDDERAAIALRDGGDVVGTLVVPSDLPAAARRRVERMVPSLEALMAATRDRQEITGEVTALATQQAALRAVATLVARGAEPSEVYRVAVAELARGLGVEHVTLVGYDEDDVGVVLATRDSPDRMAMTVGERFSLDGHSLSAQIVDTGTPARIDDYSAAEGPIADRMRGLNVCSGVGAPVVVDGEVRAALMVGSIVAQPLPTGTEDQVSDFADLIATAIYNAENRAALKASRTRIVAAADEARRGFERDLHDGAQQRIVSLGLQLRALEASEHGSTREGIDRAVADLMEIHEQLQEISRGIHPAILSRGGLGPAIKTLARRSAVPVALDADVDRRLAESIEVAAYYVVAEALTNTAKHAQASEVQLHASSDDVELRMTISDDGVGGATIGGGSGLIGLKDRVEAVSGRLEIVSAQGAGTTLHVTIPLNG from the coding sequence GTGCTGGTGGTGTCCGCCGGCTGGGGCTTCGGCCTTGCCGTAGCGACGTCGCTGGCCAGTGCCGCGGTCTACGTCTACATCCACAGCGAGGGGGCCGACAGCTTCGTCCCGGCAGTCCTGGTGTTCCTCAGTTTGGCGCTGCTGGCCAACGTGTTGGTGGGGCAGGCTCGACTGCGTGCACTCGAGGCCGAGCAGCGCCGGCTGGAAGCCGACCTCTCGGCCGAACTCGCACGCTCGACGCTGCGTGCCGAGGATCTCAATGCCGCACTTGACGCCGCCGGCCGCCGCATCGCCGACGCACTCGATCTGCCGTTCGCCGTACTGGATCTGTCAGACGTGCCCGGCGACGACGAACGCGCGGCCATCGCGCTGCGCGACGGCGGCGACGTGGTGGGGACGTTGGTGGTGCCGTCGGACCTGCCCGCCGCGGCGCGGCGGCGCGTCGAACGGATGGTCCCGTCGCTCGAGGCGTTGATGGCGGCCACCCGTGATCGCCAGGAGATCACCGGCGAGGTGACCGCACTGGCCACCCAGCAAGCCGCGCTGCGCGCCGTCGCGACGTTGGTGGCACGCGGCGCCGAGCCGTCCGAGGTGTATCGGGTCGCGGTAGCCGAGCTGGCGCGCGGACTCGGCGTCGAGCATGTCACACTCGTGGGCTACGACGAGGACGACGTCGGCGTCGTGCTCGCCACCCGTGACAGCCCGGACCGCATGGCAATGACTGTGGGCGAACGGTTTTCGCTCGACGGGCACAGCCTGAGCGCACAGATCGTCGATACCGGCACGCCGGCGCGCATCGACGACTACAGCGCCGCGGAGGGCCCTATCGCCGACCGGATGCGCGGGCTGAACGTGTGCTCCGGTGTGGGTGCTCCCGTCGTGGTCGACGGCGAGGTTCGCGCCGCCCTGATGGTGGGTTCGATTGTCGCGCAACCATTACCGACGGGAACCGAAGACCAGGTGTCCGACTTCGCCGATCTGATCGCGACGGCGATCTACAACGCGGAGAACCGCGCAGCGCTGAAGGCCTCACGTACCCGCATCGTCGCCGCGGCTGACGAGGCGCGCCGGGGCTTCGAGCGCGATCTGCACGACGGAGCGCAGCAGCGGATCGTGTCACTCGGCCTGCAACTGCGGGCGTTGGAGGCTTCCGAGCACGGGTCGACGCGCGAGGGCATCGACAGGGCAGTCGCGGACCTGATGGAAATACATGAACAGCTGCAAGAGATCTCGCGCGGCATCCATCCGGCGATCCTCTCGCGAGGTGGGCTGGGACCAGCGATCAAGACGTTGGCCCGGCGATCTGCGGTGCCCGTCGCGCTGGACGCCGACGTGGACCGCCGACTGGCCGAGTCGATTGAGGTGGCGGCGTACTACGTTGTCGCCGAAGCGCTGACGAACACCGCGAAGCACGCCCAGGCGTCGGAGGTTCAGTTACACGCATCGTCTGACGATGTCGAGCTTCGGATGACGATCAGTGACGACGGCGTCGGAGGAGCGACGATCGGCGGCGGGTCGGGGTTGATCGGGCTCAAGGACCGGGTCGAGGCGGTGTCGGGCCGGTTGGAGATCGTGAGTGCACAAGGGGCGGGCACGACGTTGCACGTGACGATCCCGCTGAATGGTTGA
- a CDS encoding glycosyltransferase: MTAPIPTPVFDHLERMTDHRGTFEHAQLAEPDPVHGYCTDDMARVLVVTTRQPGLERTLNGVAGTAVRFLGEAQALTGACRNRMDSKGKWTDEPAVEDAWGRCLWGLGTAAAHSDVVWARQSAIMQFERGAQERSPWPRAMAFAALGAAEMLAFDPENRAARLLIIDYAASLAEPNGDPAWPWPEPRLTYANAVLPEAMIAAGAVLEDGSLRQRGLDLLAWLLDVETIDGQLSVTPVAGRGPGEKGPAFDQQPIEVSTLADACARAATVDSDAMWPDGVRAAAAWFQGANDAGQLMWDPETGGGFDGLHADAVNRNQGAESTLAVLSTLQHAQRFSAVPQ; the protein is encoded by the coding sequence ATGACCGCCCCCATCCCGACCCCGGTGTTCGACCACCTCGAGCGAATGACAGACCATCGCGGCACGTTCGAGCATGCGCAGTTAGCCGAGCCCGATCCCGTGCACGGCTATTGCACCGACGACATGGCGCGGGTGCTGGTGGTCACCACTCGACAACCCGGACTGGAACGCACCCTCAATGGTGTCGCCGGTACGGCAGTGCGGTTTCTCGGCGAAGCGCAGGCTCTCACTGGCGCCTGTCGCAACCGGATGGACAGCAAGGGCAAGTGGACGGACGAACCCGCCGTGGAGGACGCTTGGGGGCGCTGCCTGTGGGGTCTGGGAACCGCCGCCGCGCACAGTGACGTCGTCTGGGCCCGCCAATCGGCGATCATGCAGTTCGAGCGCGGTGCACAGGAGCGGTCGCCATGGCCGCGGGCGATGGCGTTCGCGGCGCTGGGCGCCGCCGAGATGCTGGCGTTCGATCCCGAGAATCGCGCGGCGCGGCTACTGATCATCGATTACGCGGCCTCGCTCGCCGAACCGAACGGTGACCCGGCGTGGCCCTGGCCCGAGCCGCGACTCACCTACGCGAACGCGGTCCTCCCCGAGGCGATGATCGCCGCGGGCGCCGTGCTCGAGGACGGGTCACTGCGGCAACGCGGGCTGGATCTGTTGGCCTGGCTGCTCGACGTGGAAACGATCGACGGTCAGCTCTCGGTCACTCCGGTGGCAGGCAGAGGGCCCGGTGAGAAAGGGCCCGCGTTCGATCAGCAGCCGATCGAGGTGTCCACGCTCGCCGATGCCTGCGCCCGTGCGGCCACCGTCGACAGCGACGCGATGTGGCCGGACGGCGTCCGTGCCGCGGCGGCGTGGTTCCAGGGTGCCAACGACGCGGGGCAGCTGATGTGGGACCCCGAGACCGGTGGCGGATTCGACGGCTTGCACGCCGACGCGGTGAACCGCAACCAGGGCGCGGAGTCCACGCTTGCTGTTCTCTCGACGTTGCAGCACGCACAACGCTTTTCTGCAGTGCCGCAATGA
- a CDS encoding SLC13 family permease — MTTDSPAKQTDVDKALLGSATYRSLGEQKLSPKEERFEKGRRTVGLFLAPLLTVAFLVLPIDIPREQQVLGAVLLGVIALWISEAIPIPVGGLLGVAVAVFLGVAPVDDVLGPFGSSTIFTFIGAFILAQAMLKHGLARRFAFRILSLPGVGRSTTGVILAFGAITCLLSAFVSNTATVAMLLPTAIGILAVIAKLLQKRGDVEPDFDPQRLRVGSAIMLMLAYGASVGGLLTPVGSPPNLIGRGLIEEATGERISFGQWMVMAIPICLVMFALLALILLRLNKPEIKRIDGVAEYVAEEREKLGSLSRAEKNTLIAFGITVTLWILPGVVALISGTESSAYEFVSDRLDEGVVAVFGAALLFLLPTDWKDREFTLRWSDAAEIDWGTIILFGCGIIFGSLISSTGLAETIGTSIDDALGLSSIVPITIFAVILAIIVSETTSNTASAAVVVPIIIPVAMAAGVNPFVPALAATFAASFGFMLPVSTPQNAIVYGSGVVKITTMIRSGITFDIAGAILIIILLPIMVGLLGLGT; from the coding sequence ATGACCACGGACAGCCCGGCCAAACAGACCGATGTCGACAAAGCGCTCCTCGGCAGCGCAACGTATCGAAGCCTCGGCGAGCAGAAGCTTTCCCCCAAGGAGGAACGGTTCGAGAAAGGCCGACGGACCGTCGGCCTTTTCCTCGCTCCGCTCCTGACGGTCGCCTTTCTTGTTCTTCCCATCGACATCCCTCGTGAGCAGCAGGTCCTTGGGGCGGTGTTGCTGGGTGTCATTGCGCTGTGGATCAGCGAAGCGATCCCGATCCCCGTCGGCGGTCTGCTCGGCGTCGCCGTGGCCGTGTTTCTCGGCGTCGCCCCGGTCGACGACGTGCTCGGTCCGTTCGGGTCTTCGACGATCTTCACCTTCATCGGCGCGTTCATCCTGGCGCAGGCAATGCTCAAACACGGTCTCGCACGGCGGTTCGCGTTCCGCATTCTGTCGCTGCCGGGTGTCGGCCGCTCCACCACCGGCGTGATCCTCGCGTTCGGCGCGATCACCTGCCTGCTGTCGGCATTCGTCTCCAACACCGCGACCGTGGCGATGCTGCTGCCAACGGCGATCGGCATCCTCGCGGTCATCGCCAAACTTCTGCAGAAGCGCGGTGACGTCGAGCCCGACTTCGATCCGCAACGGCTGCGGGTCGGCTCGGCGATCATGCTGATGCTCGCCTACGGCGCCAGTGTCGGCGGCTTGCTGACCCCGGTTGGCAGCCCGCCCAACCTGATTGGCCGCGGCTTGATCGAGGAGGCCACCGGGGAGCGGATCAGCTTCGGGCAGTGGATGGTGATGGCAATACCGATCTGCCTGGTCATGTTCGCGCTGCTGGCGCTCATCTTGTTGCGGCTGAACAAGCCCGAAATCAAACGGATCGACGGCGTCGCCGAGTACGTCGCGGAGGAGCGCGAGAAGTTGGGTTCACTCTCACGCGCGGAGAAGAACACGCTCATCGCGTTCGGCATCACCGTCACGCTGTGGATCCTGCCTGGCGTCGTCGCGCTGATCTCCGGTACCGAGTCGAGCGCGTACGAATTCGTCAGCGACCGCCTCGACGAGGGCGTGGTCGCGGTATTCGGTGCGGCGCTGCTGTTCCTGCTGCCGACCGACTGGAAGGACCGCGAGTTCACGCTGCGTTGGAGTGACGCCGCCGAAATCGACTGGGGCACCATCATTCTCTTCGGCTGCGGCATCATCTTCGGGTCGCTGATCAGCTCGACCGGGTTGGCCGAAACCATCGGTACCTCGATCGACGACGCGCTGGGCCTGTCGAGCATCGTCCCGATCACGATCTTCGCGGTGATCCTGGCGATCATCGTCTCCGAGACGACGAGCAATACGGCGTCGGCGGCGGTGGTGGTGCCGATCATCATCCCGGTGGCGATGGCCGCCGGCGTCAACCCGTTCGTGCCTGCGCTGGCGGCGACGTTCGCGGCGTCCTTCGGGTTCATGTTGCCGGTCTCGACACCGCAGAACGCGATCGTCTACGGCTCCGGCGTCGTGAAGATCACCACGATGATCCGGTCCGGCATCACGTTCGACATCGCGGGCGCGATCCTCATCATCATCCTGTTGCCGATCATGGTCGGCCTGCTTGGACTTGGCACATGA
- a CDS encoding DUF6307 family protein — MTSPTMFRTPYDIRVDLVKDTIMARTKLDDKDAADLAVDILKVLTSIPEKMR, encoded by the coding sequence ATGACTTCACCGACAATGTTTCGAACGCCCTACGACATTCGTGTCGACCTCGTCAAAGACACCATCATGGCTCGCACCAAGCTCGATGACAAAGATGCAGCCGACCTGGCTGTAGACATCCTCAAGGTGTTGACCTCGATTCCCGAGAAGATGCGCTGA
- a CDS encoding glycosyltransferase, with product MTNSVVERSLSDPARFGILTTYPPTACGLATFSAALAKGLTADGAEVSVVRLADGSSSSSARVVGELIADSPASVSAASELLNQSDVAIIQHEYGIYGGVDGDDVVDVIEGLRVPSIVVAHTVLKEPTAHQRSVLEAVTAAADRVVVMSEAASQRLCLTFNVDRRKIITIPHGAAVPTAAAVKQAGRPTLLTWGLLGPGKGIERVIGAMGSLAHLSGRPRYLVAGQTHPKVLVAQGEAYRNGCIEQARRSGLADSVFFDSDYRDVASLSALAQSASVVVLPYDSTDQVTSGVLVDAIASGRPVVATAFPHANELLASGAGIVVDHSDPEALAMALRQVITDPRVAGSMAAEARRLAPTMSWRVVAGAYLRLAHRVLAERPAFV from the coding sequence TTGACTAATTCCGTTGTCGAGCGATCACTTTCCGATCCGGCGCGCTTCGGAATTCTCACCACGTATCCGCCGACTGCGTGCGGACTCGCCACCTTCAGTGCGGCACTGGCCAAAGGATTGACCGCCGATGGCGCCGAGGTCAGCGTGGTGCGGCTGGCCGACGGATCGTCGTCTTCGAGCGCCCGCGTCGTGGGTGAGCTCATCGCCGACTCACCGGCATCTGTCTCCGCAGCTTCGGAATTGCTCAACCAAAGCGACGTCGCGATCATTCAGCATGAGTATGGCATCTACGGCGGTGTCGACGGTGACGATGTCGTCGACGTCATCGAGGGCCTGCGCGTACCGTCGATCGTGGTCGCTCACACTGTGCTGAAAGAGCCGACGGCACACCAGCGCTCAGTGCTCGAGGCCGTCACCGCAGCAGCGGATCGCGTGGTCGTGATGTCGGAGGCGGCCAGTCAACGACTGTGCCTGACCTTCAACGTCGACCGGCGGAAGATCATCACCATTCCGCACGGCGCGGCTGTCCCGACGGCCGCTGCGGTGAAGCAGGCGGGCAGACCCACCTTGCTGACCTGGGGTCTCTTGGGTCCGGGTAAGGGTATCGAGAGGGTGATCGGCGCGATGGGTTCACTTGCGCACCTTTCCGGCCGCCCGCGGTACCTCGTCGCCGGGCAGACGCATCCCAAAGTGCTTGTCGCACAGGGCGAGGCGTACCGCAACGGATGTATCGAGCAGGCACGTCGCAGCGGGCTGGCCGACTCCGTCTTCTTCGACTCCGACTATCGCGACGTCGCGTCGCTGAGCGCTCTCGCTCAGTCCGCAAGCGTGGTGGTGCTGCCCTACGACTCCACCGATCAGGTCACCTCCGGCGTGCTGGTGGACGCCATCGCCAGTGGCCGGCCCGTCGTCGCCACGGCCTTCCCCCACGCCAACGAGCTGCTGGCCAGCGGGGCGGGAATCGTCGTCGACCACAGCGATCCCGAGGCACTCGCGATGGCGCTGCGCCAGGTCATCACCGACCCTCGCGTGGCAGGCTCCATGGCCGCGGAGGCCCGTCGACTCGCGCCGACGATGTCGTGGCGAGTGGTCGCCGGCGCCTATCTGCGTCTGGCCCACCGCGTGCTCGCTGAACGGCCGGCGTTCGTATGA
- a CDS encoding tartrate dehydrogenase — protein sequence MTTPAEPAMQTVAVIPGDGIGPEVITSARAVLDTVGAKHGIKLSYKDFDWSCERYTQTGAMMPEDAIETLRGFDAILLGAVGWPGVPDHVSLWGLLIPIRRAFRQYVNLRPIKVFDGVESPLRAPGHVDFVVVRENVEGEYSEIGGRLNRGFPEEMAVQESVFTRLGVSRIADYAFELARSRRGYVTSATKSNGIVHTLPFWDEVVAERAAQFPDVRMDSEHIDALAAKFVLQPQRFDVVVGSNLFGDILSDLAAAVAGSIGIAPSGNLDPTKEYPSMFEPVHGSAPDIAGRGIANPIGAVWSAVLMLEHLGHPDAAREVMAAIEATLAKPETRTGDLGGSASTVEVTEALVAQLR from the coding sequence ATGACGACGCCGGCCGAGCCGGCCATGCAGACCGTCGCCGTGATCCCGGGCGACGGGATCGGACCCGAGGTCATCACGTCGGCCCGCGCGGTGCTCGACACTGTCGGCGCCAAGCACGGAATCAAACTGTCCTACAAGGACTTCGACTGGTCATGTGAGCGCTATACCCAGACCGGCGCGATGATGCCCGAGGATGCCATCGAGACGCTGAGGGGGTTCGACGCGATCCTGCTCGGCGCGGTCGGCTGGCCGGGAGTACCCGACCACGTGTCACTGTGGGGACTGCTGATCCCGATCCGGCGGGCGTTCCGCCAGTACGTCAACCTGCGCCCGATCAAGGTGTTCGACGGCGTCGAAAGTCCGCTGCGGGCACCGGGTCACGTGGATTTCGTGGTGGTACGCGAGAACGTTGAAGGTGAGTACAGCGAGATCGGCGGACGGCTCAACCGCGGGTTCCCTGAGGAAATGGCCGTGCAGGAGTCGGTTTTCACCCGTCTCGGGGTCAGCCGGATCGCCGACTATGCCTTCGAGTTGGCGCGGTCGCGGCGCGGATACGTCACGTCGGCGACGAAGTCGAACGGGATCGTGCACACGCTGCCGTTCTGGGACGAGGTGGTCGCCGAACGCGCGGCGCAGTTTCCGGATGTTCGGATGGACAGCGAGCACATCGACGCGTTGGCCGCGAAGTTCGTGTTGCAGCCGCAACGCTTCGACGTGGTGGTCGGGTCGAACCTGTTCGGCGACATCCTGTCTGACCTCGCCGCGGCCGTCGCGGGGTCGATCGGGATCGCACCGTCGGGCAATCTGGATCCGACCAAGGAGTACCCGTCGATGTTCGAACCGGTGCACGGTTCGGCGCCCGACATCGCGGGCCGTGGGATCGCGAACCCCATTGGCGCGGTGTGGTCGGCGGTGTTGATGCTCGAGCATCTGGGTCATCCCGACGCGGCACGTGAAGTGATGGCGGCGATCGAGGCGACGTTGGCCAAGCCGGAGACCCGCACCGGTGATCTCGGCGGGTCTGCGTCGACAGTCGAGGTGACCGAGGCACTCGTCGCGCAGTTGCGGTGA